A window from Haloarchaeobius amylolyticus encodes these proteins:
- a CDS encoding AAA domain-containing protein, translating to MSLLFEHAVDGYALADAALSAPASEDLDPAGPDVPVRPIAEFASHHGSLTHPEHGWTCIPLHDPDGAAPTGEYVGYTEHDLRGPIFVVEGDDGHDSIPAEEFGETALANRIRFWHSDFLPETMPPGYDAPIADHEEPRNPTDTAELLAEFADYVENERDATRDANRDRARSRSARAIYEQGGGAIPALQSRGVEDGTYQFRVDLDSSLEDRRDGDWAFFVEDEFGIHEGNEVLVHAPAADAADAPDAFPVAAEVEKIRGLNVWLTLDWTDVEDSALVRSHLTGDRSVGVSELCNPVPFDREQDAIDDLSDHRLAGVLAGERPVSFSHDAAARSESFDTDLNQEQQLAVTYALLADDLFCIHGPPGTGKSRTLLEIVRRAADAGEDVLVCADSNQAVDNLVAGSSTRGDPDEQSLHAYGQHGAGEFVLDRANAERSQHALVRQQYGDVADRPQVVAATNSSAATIPREFDLVVLDEATQSTCTASCIPLSKADRVVLAGDHRQLPPFSATEEPPASSYGLSLFEHLYAEGGVYEGVGLQLKTQYRMHRDIASFPNRAFYDRSLRNGRTVDPLPDRPAIEGYNIGGSVDVVDHSRANETEARMVVHLVTDLLNDVSADEIGIITPYTAQVRLLERSLADHTDVADAVTVDTIDSFQGSEKTAIVISLVRSNSEGDVGFLGRPEDGPRRLNVALTRAKRYCAVVGDFHTFRYDHDDKCVDLYEDFYSYFDTILELNHVDPAFLPV from the coding sequence ATGTCGCTGCTGTTCGAACACGCGGTCGATGGCTACGCGCTCGCGGACGCCGCCCTCTCCGCGCCGGCCTCCGAGGACCTGGACCCGGCGGGGCCGGACGTCCCCGTCCGCCCGATAGCCGAATTCGCCAGCCACCACGGGTCGCTGACCCACCCGGAGCACGGCTGGACGTGCATCCCCCTGCACGACCCCGATGGGGCGGCCCCGACCGGGGAGTACGTCGGCTACACCGAACACGACCTCCGCGGGCCCATCTTCGTCGTCGAGGGGGACGACGGCCACGACTCGATACCGGCCGAGGAGTTCGGCGAGACGGCGCTGGCGAACCGCATCCGGTTCTGGCACTCGGACTTCCTCCCCGAGACGATGCCGCCGGGGTACGACGCGCCCATCGCCGACCACGAGGAGCCCCGGAACCCGACCGACACGGCCGAACTGCTGGCCGAGTTCGCCGACTACGTCGAGAACGAACGCGACGCGACGCGCGACGCGAACCGCGACCGCGCCCGGTCGCGCTCCGCCCGGGCCATCTACGAACAGGGCGGCGGGGCGATTCCCGCGCTCCAGAGCCGGGGCGTCGAGGACGGGACGTACCAGTTCCGGGTCGACCTCGACTCCTCGCTCGAGGACCGCCGCGATGGCGACTGGGCCTTCTTCGTCGAGGACGAGTTCGGTATCCACGAGGGGAACGAGGTCCTCGTCCACGCGCCTGCGGCCGACGCGGCTGACGCCCCCGACGCCTTCCCCGTCGCGGCCGAGGTCGAGAAGATCCGGGGGCTGAACGTCTGGCTCACGCTCGACTGGACCGACGTCGAGGACTCCGCCCTCGTCCGGAGCCACCTCACCGGGGACCGGTCCGTCGGCGTCTCGGAACTGTGCAACCCCGTCCCGTTCGACCGCGAACAGGACGCCATCGACGACCTCTCGGACCACCGGCTCGCGGGGGTCCTGGCCGGCGAACGTCCCGTCTCGTTCTCCCACGACGCGGCGGCACGCAGCGAGAGCTTCGACACCGACCTGAACCAGGAACAGCAACTCGCGGTGACGTACGCCCTGCTGGCCGACGACCTGTTCTGTATCCACGGCCCGCCCGGCACCGGCAAGTCCCGGACGCTGCTGGAGATCGTCCGCCGGGCCGCAGACGCCGGCGAGGACGTGCTCGTCTGTGCGGACTCCAACCAGGCGGTCGACAACCTCGTCGCCGGGTCGTCGACGCGGGGCGACCCCGACGAACAGTCCCTGCACGCCTACGGCCAGCACGGGGCCGGCGAGTTCGTGCTCGACCGGGCGAACGCGGAACGGTCGCAGCACGCCCTGGTTCGCCAGCAGTACGGAGACGTCGCCGACAGGCCGCAGGTCGTCGCGGCGACGAACAGCAGCGCGGCCACCATCCCCCGCGAGTTCGACCTCGTCGTCCTCGACGAGGCGACCCAGTCGACCTGCACCGCGTCGTGCATCCCGCTCTCGAAGGCGGACCGGGTCGTCCTCGCCGGTGACCACCGCCAGCTCCCGCCGTTCAGTGCGACCGAGGAGCCCCCGGCCTCCAGCTACGGACTCTCGCTGTTCGAGCATCTCTACGCCGAGGGCGGCGTCTACGAGGGGGTCGGCCTCCAGCTCAAGACCCAGTACCGGATGCACCGTGACATCGCGTCGTTCCCGAACCGGGCGTTCTACGACCGGAGCCTCCGCAACGGCCGGACCGTCGACCCGCTTCCGGACAGGCCCGCCATCGAGGGCTACAACATCGGTGGCAGCGTCGACGTGGTCGACCACTCCCGCGCGAACGAGACGGAGGCCCGGATGGTGGTCCACCTCGTCACGGACCTCCTGAACGATGTCTCCGCCGACGAGATCGGCATAATCACCCCCTACACCGCCCAGGTCCGCCTTCTGGAGCGGTCCCTCGCCGACCACACCGACGTGGCCGATGCGGTGACCGTGGACACCATCGACTCATTCCAAGGGAGCGAGAAGACGGCCATCGTCATCTCGCTCGTCCGGAGCAACAGCGAGGGCGACGTGGGCTTCCTCGGGCGTCCGGAGGACGGCCCCCGACGCCTCAACGTCGCCCTGACGCGGGCGAAGCGGTACTGCGCCGTCGTCGGCGACTTCCACACGTTCCGGTACGACCACGACGACAAGTGCGTCGACCTCTACGAGGACTTCTACAGCTACTTCGATACGATACTGGAACTGAACCACGTCGACCCGGCGTTCCTGCCGGTGTGA
- a CDS encoding alpha/beta fold hydrolase has translation MPTVSVDGHTIQYVTAGEGPPLLLLHGGIIDAGPVSWGEVVEPLAEDFTVYAPDMLGYDDSDVPDVDYTIDRHVDTMAGFVRELGLDSDGDGVHVCGLSMGGAVALGLTLDTTVPVKRLVCLDCFGLGTDLPRGKLSYALSRLPILNRIAVALFRRSRKFTKASLAGVARDPDQLSEDAVDRVWEYAKKPSACVAFRDFRKHEITKEGYRTNFTPRLDDLSVPVLFVHGQHDEVVPVEWARRAADAAPDARLTILDDCAHWPPREAPETTVRLVREFCLDA, from the coding sequence ATGCCAACAGTCTCCGTCGACGGCCACACCATCCAGTACGTCACCGCGGGGGAGGGCCCACCACTCCTCCTGTTGCACGGCGGAATCATCGACGCGGGACCGGTGTCGTGGGGCGAGGTCGTCGAGCCCCTGGCCGAGGACTTCACCGTCTACGCGCCGGACATGCTGGGCTACGACGACAGCGACGTGCCCGACGTGGACTACACCATCGACCGCCACGTCGACACGATGGCCGGGTTCGTGCGAGAACTCGGGCTCGATAGCGACGGAGACGGGGTTCACGTTTGCGGCCTCTCGATGGGTGGCGCGGTCGCCCTGGGCCTCACACTGGACACCACGGTTCCGGTGAAACGACTGGTCTGTCTCGACTGCTTCGGCCTCGGGACCGACCTCCCCCGGGGCAAGCTCTCGTACGCGCTCTCGCGGCTCCCGATACTGAACAGGATCGCGGTCGCGCTCTTCCGCCGGAGCCGGAAGTTCACGAAGGCGAGTCTCGCGGGCGTCGCACGCGACCCCGACCAGCTCTCCGAGGACGCCGTCGACCGGGTGTGGGAGTACGCGAAGAAGCCGAGTGCCTGCGTCGCCTTCCGGGACTTCCGGAAGCACGAGATAACGAAAGAGGGCTACCGGACGAACTTCACGCCACGGCTCGACGACCTGTCCGTCCCGGTCCTGTTCGTCCACGGGCAGCACGACGAGGTCGTCCCGGTCGAGTGGGCGCGCCGGGCCGCCGACGCGGCACCCGACGCACGGCTCACGATACTCGACGACTGTGCGCACTGGCCGCCGCGGGAGGCCCCCGAGACGACGGTCCGGCTGGTGAGGGAGTTCTGTCTCGACGCGTGA
- a CDS encoding DHH family phosphoesterase: MDLTDMTRGEWHTDDEPVTIVAHARADLDAVGSAIGLADALPGDCRVVLPDGATRQAARLGDDPVVVDDDSTTAAGATIVVDAPSTARIAPFDVTAGEGPLVVFDHHEADDLAAMADAAEVDQTAGATATLVAEFVDRAGLSLSSRGALALATGIVADTGGLRSAPGRDLQALVPLLVQAADRLDELQDLFDSAPSFSERVATFKGVSRFRGYRAGQTLVGVTEVGAHQTATAHALFGAGADVAIVLTERDGETMVVGRVDDRLADAVNLVDDVFGPLEETFGGSGGGHANAGVTTLETTALHAVRARIVDCLDHTLDTQFSELP, from the coding sequence ATGGACCTGACAGACATGACTCGTGGGGAGTGGCACACCGACGACGAACCCGTGACCATCGTGGCACACGCCCGAGCGGACCTCGATGCTGTAGGGTCGGCCATCGGCCTCGCAGACGCGTTGCCGGGCGACTGCCGGGTCGTCCTTCCAGACGGGGCGACCAGACAGGCGGCACGGCTCGGGGACGACCCCGTCGTGGTCGATGACGACAGCACGACAGCAGCAGGCGCGACCATCGTGGTCGACGCGCCCTCGACAGCCCGCATCGCACCGTTCGACGTGACAGCCGGTGAGGGGCCGCTCGTGGTCTTCGACCACCACGAGGCCGACGACCTGGCGGCCATGGCGGACGCTGCCGAGGTAGACCAGACGGCAGGGGCGACCGCGACACTCGTCGCCGAGTTCGTCGACCGGGCGGGGCTCTCGCTGAGCAGCCGCGGCGCCCTTGCGCTCGCGACCGGCATCGTCGCCGATACCGGCGGCCTACGTTCCGCGCCGGGGCGGGACCTGCAGGCACTCGTCCCCCTCCTCGTACAGGCCGCGGACCGACTCGACGAGCTACAGGACCTGTTCGATTCGGCACCCTCGTTCTCCGAGCGCGTGGCGACGTTCAAGGGCGTCTCCCGGTTCCGGGGGTATCGGGCGGGCCAGACCCTCGTCGGTGTCACGGAGGTCGGCGCACACCAGACGGCGACGGCGCACGCCCTGTTCGGGGCAGGTGCGGACGTCGCCATCGTCCTGACCGAGCGAGACGGGGAGACGATGGTCGTCGGGCGGGTCGACGACAGACTCGCGGATGCCGTGAACCTCGTCGACGACGTCTTCGGGCCGCTGGAGGAGACATTCGGCGGCTCGGGTGGCGGCCACGCGAACGCGGGCGTGACCACCCTCGAGACGACCGCACTGCATGCGGTTCGAGCACGCATCGTCGACTGTCTCGACCACACGCTGGACACCCAGTTCTCCGAGCTGCCGTGA
- a CDS encoding metallophosphoesterase yields MDYLVSDLHLDHGNIIEYCDRPFDSVEEMNETLVENWNTVVDPGDEVLFGGDLTISYDEGDLLHWLEALNGELVFLVGNHDGTVFDSLDGVGFFEHYQFEYGGHRFYAVHDPVDAPPNVPGWVLHGHHHNNWPDEFPFVDPEERRVNFSVELLDYRPLAMETLVSYLADGTRYADRAAADSSQADDSATQ; encoded by the coding sequence ATGGATTATCTCGTCTCGGACCTCCACCTCGACCACGGGAACATCATCGAGTACTGTGACCGACCGTTCGACTCCGTCGAGGAGATGAACGAGACGCTGGTCGAGAACTGGAACACGGTCGTCGACCCGGGGGACGAGGTCCTCTTCGGCGGGGACCTGACCATCTCCTACGACGAGGGCGACCTGCTGCACTGGCTGGAGGCGCTCAACGGGGAGCTGGTGTTCCTCGTCGGGAACCACGACGGGACGGTGTTCGACTCCCTCGACGGGGTCGGCTTCTTCGAACACTACCAGTTCGAGTACGGGGGCCATCGGTTCTACGCCGTCCACGACCCGGTCGACGCGCCGCCGAACGTCCCTGGCTGGGTGCTCCACGGCCACCACCACAACAACTGGCCCGACGAGTTTCCCTTCGTCGACCCCGAGGAGCGCCGGGTCAACTTCTCCGTGGAGTTGCTGGACTACCGCCCGCTCGCCATGGAGACGCTGGTCTCGTACCTCGCGGACGGGACCCGCTACGCCGACCGTGCGGCTGCCGACAGCTCACAGGCCGACGACTCGGCCACCCAGTGA
- a CDS encoding metallophosphoesterase family protein codes for MTDLHIQTNGEQLSADALPVEEYDAVVSLGDVIDENREHAKSVQAGERYERRGRAFFESLNDHGTPVVAVPGNHDPLDCTRRLTDGLENVTLLHEDATRVGSGDGTGGCSIVGWGCEQFDFTSAHLAPDYPDIDVGSGTTATPDTIADTLLGHAGRYLGGVDDADDLAANLGIDGREATRQFESSLSMLEERFETLTAVVQAASGPGSGPVLVASHVSPFHVPFDRRDKHSHDGDYHTGSLALRLALAATGPVACLSGHTHTYGFTAIETTAGHSYAFNPGEGGVASVTVDDTGSVQTESLDIG; via the coding sequence ATGACCGACCTGCACATCCAGACCAATGGCGAACAGCTCTCGGCCGACGCACTCCCCGTCGAGGAGTACGATGCCGTCGTCTCGCTCGGCGACGTCATCGACGAGAACCGCGAGCACGCGAAGTCGGTTCAGGCCGGCGAGCGCTACGAGCGACGCGGCCGGGCGTTCTTCGAGTCGCTGAACGACCACGGCACCCCGGTCGTCGCGGTCCCGGGGAACCACGACCCGCTGGACTGTACGCGGCGACTGACCGACGGCCTCGAGAACGTCACCCTGCTCCACGAGGACGCCACGCGAGTGGGCTCCGGAGACGGTACCGGCGGCTGCTCAATCGTCGGGTGGGGCTGCGAACAGTTCGACTTCACCTCGGCGCACCTCGCGCCCGACTACCCGGACATCGACGTCGGCTCGGGCACGACGGCGACCCCGGACACCATCGCCGACACCCTGCTCGGCCACGCGGGCCGCTACCTGGGCGGTGTCGACGACGCCGACGACCTCGCTGCGAACCTCGGCATCGACGGGCGGGAGGCGACGCGCCAATTCGAGTCGTCGCTCTCGATGCTCGAAGAGCGATTCGAGACGCTCACCGCGGTCGTCCAGGCGGCCTCGGGACCGGGGTCGGGTCCGGTCCTGGTCGCGAGCCACGTCTCCCCGTTCCACGTCCCCTTCGACCGCCGCGACAAGCACTCCCACGACGGCGACTACCACACCGGGTCGCTCGCCCTGCGGCTTGCCCTCGCGGCGACCGGACCGGTTGCCTGCCTCTCCGGGCACACGCACACCTACGGGTTCACGGCCATCGAGACGACGGCGGGCCACAGCTACGCCTTCAACCCGGGCGAGGGGGGCGTCGCGAGCGTCACCGTCGACGACACCGGGTCGGTCCAGACCGAGTCCCTCGATATCGGCTGA